One window of Streptomyces sp. FIT100 genomic DNA carries:
- a CDS encoding 3-keto-5-aminohexanoate cleavage protein: protein MIQVCLNGPRGAGDSPAVPMSPAALAESAAAAVAAGAAEVHVHPKTPCGSDSLSPRVVAPVLEAVQAVVDVPVGVTTGAWAEPDPARRAERIRSWTALPDHASVNWHEDGAEELAAALLERGVGFEAGVWSGTPGARRFLRSPLAPHALRVLAEVTDPSPATAASSARALLAELGAAHGLPVLLHGEDAGAWPVLRLARRLGLDTRIGLEDTLLLPDGRPAPSNAALVAAARAQPP, encoded by the coding sequence ATGATCCAGGTCTGTCTCAACGGGCCCCGTGGCGCGGGTGATTCGCCCGCGGTGCCCATGTCACCGGCCGCGCTGGCCGAATCGGCGGCGGCCGCGGTCGCCGCCGGCGCGGCGGAGGTGCATGTGCACCCGAAGACGCCGTGCGGAAGCGACTCGCTGTCGCCGCGTGTGGTCGCCCCCGTCCTTGAGGCGGTGCAGGCCGTGGTGGACGTCCCGGTGGGCGTGACCACGGGCGCCTGGGCCGAGCCCGACCCGGCCCGGCGGGCCGAACGCATCCGCTCCTGGACGGCGCTGCCCGACCACGCGTCGGTGAACTGGCACGAGGACGGCGCCGAAGAGCTCGCTGCGGCCCTGCTGGAGCGCGGGGTCGGCTTCGAGGCCGGCGTCTGGTCGGGCACCCCCGGCGCCCGGCGCTTCCTGCGCTCCCCCCTCGCGCCGCACGCGCTCCGCGTACTGGCCGAGGTGACGGACCCGTCCCCCGCCACCGCCGCGTCCTCGGCCCGCGCCCTGCTGGCCGAACTGGGCGCCGCCCACGGCCTGCCCGTCCTGCTCCACGGCGAGGACGCCGGAGCCTGGCCGGTCCTGCGCCTGGCCCGTCGCCTCGGTCTCGACACCCGCATCGGCCTGGAGGACACCCTGCTCCTCCCGGACGGCCGCCCCGCCCCCTCCAACGCGGCGCTGGTCGCGGCGGCCCGGGCTCAGCCGCCGTGA
- a CDS encoding YoaK family protein: MKSTHGTALTTTMVALTAVTGMVEAISVLALGPVFTAVQTGNTLFLAFAVGGARTLSVAACLASLAGFALGAVLGARFESHEDSVGRRWLVMALYGEAVLLAVAGLVAWGVVRAGEPPSGRHYVVIALVAFAMGMRNVTTMRASVPDVPTTVVTRSMTALLGGSPLGLDTRIPTGTRNTLRRVAAVLAMFAGGLLGSWLIHEAVEPPLLLMGTAAFVLVVAFLYSFTPRPSPSDRG, translated from the coding sequence GTGAAGTCCACGCACGGTACCGCCCTCACCACGACGATGGTGGCGCTCACCGCGGTCACCGGGATGGTGGAAGCGATCAGCGTCCTCGCGCTGGGGCCGGTCTTCACGGCCGTCCAGACGGGCAACACACTCTTCCTGGCGTTCGCGGTGGGCGGCGCCCGGACTCTGTCCGTGGCCGCGTGCCTGGCCTCGCTCGCCGGTTTCGCCCTCGGGGCGGTGCTGGGCGCCCGGTTCGAGTCGCACGAGGACAGCGTCGGGCGCCGGTGGCTCGTCATGGCCCTCTACGGCGAAGCCGTTCTGCTGGCCGTCGCCGGGCTGGTGGCCTGGGGGGTCGTGCGCGCCGGCGAACCTCCCTCCGGCCGGCACTACGTGGTCATCGCGCTGGTCGCCTTCGCCATGGGCATGCGCAATGTCACGACCATGCGCGCGAGCGTCCCGGACGTGCCGACGACGGTGGTCACCCGGTCGATGACGGCGCTTCTCGGCGGCTCGCCCCTCGGCCTCGACACCCGGATCCCGACGGGCACCCGCAATACGCTGCGCCGTGTCGCCGCGGTCCTGGCCATGTTCGCCGGAGGTCTGCTGGGCTCGTGGCTGATCCACGAGGCCGTCGAACCGCCCCTCCTGCTCATGGGCACCGCGGCGTTCGTGCTGGTCGTCGCGTTCCTGTACTCGTTCACCCCGCGCCCGAGCCCCTCCGACCGCGGCTGA
- the soxR gene encoding redox-sensitive transcriptional activator SoxR, translated as MPQIPENVHELTVGQLSARSGAAVSALHFYESKGLISSRRTPGNQRRYGRDALRRVAFVRAAQRVGIPLATIRDALAELPEGRTPNRADWARLSEAWRSELDERIKQLGRLRDHLTDCIGCGCLSLETCVLSNPDDVFGERMAGSRLMPERRRAQAAD; from the coding sequence GTGCCGCAGATTCCCGAGAACGTCCACGAACTCACCGTCGGCCAGCTCTCCGCGCGCAGCGGAGCCGCGGTGTCCGCCCTGCACTTCTACGAGTCCAAGGGACTCATCAGCAGCCGCAGGACTCCGGGGAACCAGCGCAGGTACGGGCGCGACGCGCTGCGCCGGGTCGCCTTCGTCCGCGCCGCGCAGCGCGTCGGCATTCCGCTGGCCACGATCCGCGACGCCCTGGCCGAACTCCCCGAGGGGCGTACGCCCAACCGCGCGGACTGGGCACGGCTCTCCGAGGCATGGCGCTCCGAGCTCGACGAGCGCATCAAGCAGCTCGGGCGGCTGCGCGACCACCTCACCGACTGCATCGGCTGCGGCTGTCTGTCGCTGGAGACATGCGTCCTCTCCAACCCGGACGACGTCTTCGGCGAACGCATGGCCGGCTCGCGTCTGATGCCGGAACGCCGGCGCGCCCAGGCAGCCGACTGA
- a CDS encoding MaoC family dehydratase, producing MAEPRIFTSAEELTAGVGEQLGYSDWLEVEQKRIDLFAEATGDHQWIHVDPERAAGGPFGTTIAHGYLTLSLLPTLVPQIMRVEGMKMGINYGTNKVRFPSPVPVGSRLRATAVLKSVEEAGGGVQVTAVVTVEREGGDKPVCVAESVSRYFF from the coding sequence ATGGCCGAGCCGAGGATCTTCACATCCGCCGAGGAGCTGACCGCCGGGGTCGGCGAGCAGCTGGGGTACAGCGACTGGCTGGAGGTCGAGCAGAAGCGGATCGACCTCTTCGCCGAGGCCACCGGCGACCACCAGTGGATCCACGTGGACCCGGAGCGCGCCGCGGGCGGGCCGTTCGGGACGACCATCGCGCACGGCTATCTGACGCTGTCGCTGCTGCCCACCCTGGTCCCTCAGATCATGCGGGTCGAGGGGATGAAGATGGGCATCAACTACGGGACGAACAAGGTGCGTTTCCCCTCCCCCGTCCCGGTCGGCTCGCGGCTGCGCGCGACCGCCGTCCTCAAGAGCGTCGAGGAGGCGGGCGGCGGCGTGCAGGTGACGGCCGTCGTCACCGTGGAGCGCGAGGGCGGCGACAAGCCGGTGTGCGTCGCCGAGTCGGTCTCCCGCTACTTCTTCTGA
- a CDS encoding TetR/AcrR family transcriptional regulator, producing MSTAEETPGAEDVPWGEVTPEAARRLLVAAVEAFAERGYHATTTRDIAGRAGMSPAALYIHYKTKEELLHRISRIGHDRALEILEAAAGSGGTAAERLADAVHSFVRWHAGHHMTARVVQYELDALSEEHRTEIVELRRRSDAAVRRILNEGVAAGEFDVPDVPGTTLAVLSLCIDVARWFNVQGRRTPDEVGALYADLVLRMVGSGAQTGARK from the coding sequence ATGAGCACGGCGGAGGAAACGCCCGGCGCCGAGGACGTGCCGTGGGGTGAGGTCACCCCGGAGGCGGCCAGGAGGCTGCTGGTCGCCGCCGTCGAGGCGTTCGCCGAGCGCGGCTACCACGCGACCACGACGCGCGACATCGCGGGCCGGGCCGGAATGAGTCCGGCCGCGCTGTACATCCACTACAAGACCAAGGAAGAACTGCTCCACCGGATCAGCCGAATCGGCCACGACCGGGCGCTGGAGATCCTGGAGGCGGCGGCCGGCAGCGGCGGCACGGCGGCCGAGCGGCTCGCCGACGCCGTACACTCCTTCGTCCGCTGGCACGCCGGACACCACATGACCGCGCGTGTCGTCCAGTACGAACTCGACGCGCTCAGCGAGGAGCACCGGACCGAGATCGTCGAGCTGCGCCGCAGGAGCGACGCGGCGGTGCGCCGGATCCTCAACGAAGGCGTGGCGGCGGGGGAGTTCGACGTCCCCGACGTGCCGGGCACGACCCTCGCCGTGCTGTCCCTCTGCATCGACGTGGCGCGCTGGTTCAACGTGCAGGGGCGCCGGACGCCGGACGAGGTCGGCGCGCTGTACGCCGACCTCGTGCTGCGGATGGTGGGTTCCGGTGCGCAGACGGGCGCTCGGAAGTAG
- a CDS encoding YiaA/YiaB family inner membrane protein — MSETPVKQQNTTAYYGQAVASFAVALAAVALGIFNLEADVWVRAFLGIAVLYLTTSAFTLAKVVRDKQEAGQIVSRVDQARLEKLLAEHDPFQKL; from the coding sequence ATGAGTGAGACCCCGGTCAAACAGCAGAACACGACGGCGTACTACGGTCAGGCCGTCGCCTCCTTCGCCGTCGCGCTCGCGGCCGTCGCCCTCGGAATCTTCAATCTGGAGGCCGACGTCTGGGTGCGCGCCTTCCTCGGGATCGCGGTCCTCTACCTCACGACCTCGGCGTTCACACTGGCCAAGGTGGTGCGGGACAAGCAGGAGGCCGGGCAGATCGTCAGCCGTGTCGACCAGGCGCGGCTGGAGAAGCTCCTCGCGGAGCACGACCCCTTCCAGAAGCTGTGA
- a CDS encoding acyl-CoA dehydrogenase family protein, whose amino-acid sequence MVNLELGDEHKAVRQLARDFVDREIAPHAVDWDRAESVDKSIVKKLGSVGFLGLTVAEEYGGSGGDHLAYCLVTEELGRGDSSVRGIVSVSLGLVAKTIAAWGSEQQKRHWLPRLAAGEALGCFGLTEPGTGSDAAGLATRAVRDGDAYVVNGSKMFITNGTWADVVLLFARTGDAPGHRGISAFLVPADTPGLTRRTVRGKLGLRGQATAELVLEDVRVPADAMLGPEGKGFSIAMSALAKGRMSVAAGCVGIAQAALDAAVGYAREREQFGKPIASYQLVQELISDIAVDVDAARLLTWRVADLVDRGGEFATAASQAKLFASEAAVRAASNALQVFGGYGYIDEYPVGKLLRDARVMTLYEGTSQIQKLIIGRALTGVSAF is encoded by the coding sequence GTGGTGAACCTGGAACTCGGCGACGAGCACAAGGCCGTCCGGCAGCTCGCCCGCGACTTCGTCGACCGTGAGATCGCCCCCCATGCCGTCGACTGGGACCGGGCCGAGAGTGTCGACAAGTCGATCGTGAAGAAGCTCGGCTCGGTCGGCTTCCTCGGCCTCACCGTCGCCGAGGAGTACGGCGGCTCGGGCGGCGACCACCTCGCGTACTGCCTGGTCACGGAGGAGCTCGGGCGCGGCGACTCGTCGGTCAGGGGCATCGTGTCCGTCTCCCTCGGTCTGGTCGCCAAGACCATCGCCGCTTGGGGCAGTGAGCAGCAGAAGCGGCACTGGCTGCCGCGGCTCGCCGCAGGCGAGGCCCTCGGCTGCTTCGGGCTCACCGAGCCGGGCACCGGCTCGGACGCGGCCGGCCTCGCCACCCGGGCCGTACGGGACGGCGACGCGTACGTCGTCAACGGCTCGAAGATGTTCATCACCAACGGCACCTGGGCCGATGTCGTGCTGCTCTTCGCCCGCACCGGCGACGCCCCCGGGCACCGCGGGATATCCGCCTTCCTCGTGCCGGCCGACACGCCCGGACTGACCCGGCGCACCGTCCGCGGCAAGCTCGGCCTGCGTGGCCAGGCCACGGCCGAACTGGTCCTGGAGGACGTGCGCGTGCCGGCCGACGCCATGCTCGGGCCCGAGGGCAAGGGGTTCTCGATCGCCATGTCCGCGCTCGCCAAGGGCCGGATGTCGGTGGCCGCGGGCTGTGTCGGCATCGCCCAGGCGGCGCTCGACGCGGCCGTCGGCTATGCGCGCGAGCGCGAGCAGTTCGGCAAGCCGATCGCCTCGTACCAGCTGGTGCAGGAGCTGATCAGCGACATCGCCGTGGATGTGGACGCCGCCCGGCTGCTGACCTGGCGCGTCGCGGACCTCGTCGACCGCGGCGGGGAGTTCGCCACCGCCGCGTCCCAGGCGAAGCTCTTCGCCTCCGAGGCCGCCGTCCGCGCCGCCAGCAACGCGCTCCAGGTCTTCGGCGGCTACGGCTACATCGACGAGTACCCGGTCGGCAAGCTGCTGCGCGACGCGCGCGTGATGACCCTCTACGAGGGCACCAGCCAGATCCAGAAGCTGATCATCGGCCGCGCGCTGACCGGGGTCTCGGCGTTCTGA
- a CDS encoding TetR/AcrR family transcriptional regulator yields the protein MARPRKPLLSRDRIVGAASALVDAEGLEAVSTRRLAAELGVSGPSLYNHFRNKDEILDAVADAVSAKVDLSMFDESDSRDWRTALHDWAVSYRAALADHPRLVPLLARGPGRRPAGLKVADAVFGAMVRAGWPPAQATRIGALMRYFITGSALGSFARGFVQDETAYDPADYPHLGQAHLLADRQEQVDEGAFATGLRALLDGLAVQYEAGVREAWGKKGPTGGS from the coding sequence ATGGCCCGACCGCGCAAGCCCCTCCTCAGCAGAGACCGCATCGTCGGGGCCGCGAGCGCGCTCGTCGACGCGGAGGGCCTGGAGGCGGTCTCCACCCGCCGGCTCGCCGCCGAGCTGGGCGTGAGCGGGCCGTCCCTGTACAACCACTTCCGCAACAAGGACGAGATCCTCGACGCGGTCGCCGACGCGGTCAGCGCCAAGGTCGACCTGTCGATGTTCGACGAGTCGGACAGCCGCGACTGGCGCACCGCACTGCACGACTGGGCCGTCTCCTACCGCGCGGCCCTCGCCGACCACCCCCGCCTCGTCCCCCTCCTCGCCCGCGGCCCCGGCCGCCGTCCCGCCGGCCTGAAGGTCGCCGACGCGGTCTTCGGAGCGATGGTGCGCGCGGGCTGGCCCCCCGCCCAGGCCACCCGCATCGGCGCCCTGATGCGGTACTTCATCACCGGCTCGGCGCTCGGCTCCTTCGCCCGCGGCTTCGTGCAGGACGAGACCGCCTACGACCCCGCCGACTACCCTCACCTCGGCCAGGCTCATCTCCTCGCCGACCGCCAGGAGCAGGTCGACGAGGGCGCGTTCGCGACGGGGCTGCGGGCGCTGCTGGACGGCCTTGCGGTGCAGTACGAGGCGGGGGTGCGGGAGGCGTGGGGGAAGAAGGGCCCCACGGGCGGCTCGTAG
- a CDS encoding DMT family transporter encodes MTSTPWRAVAAAATTVVLWASAFVSIRSAGAEYSPGALALGRLLAGALVLVAICAVRREGPPPRAAWPGIAVSGLLWFGLYMVVLNWGEQKVDAGTAALVVNVGPLVMALLAGWLLKEGLPPRLLAGMGVSFAGAAVVGLSMSGEGSASVLGVALCLLAAVSYAAGVVAQKPALRHASALQVTTWGCVIGAVACLPFAGVLVREVAAAPAAATLNMVYLGVFPTALAFTTWAYALARTTAGRMGATTYAVPALVVLMSWLFLQEVPGLLTLLGGVVCLAGVAVSRSRARTPARADRTGVTEAAATAAADVSPAQPPASRES; translated from the coding sequence ATGACCTCCACCCCCTGGCGCGCTGTCGCCGCTGCCGCGACGACCGTCGTTCTCTGGGCCTCGGCCTTCGTCTCGATCCGCAGCGCCGGTGCGGAGTACTCCCCCGGCGCGCTCGCGCTCGGCCGGCTGCTCGCCGGGGCCCTGGTCCTGGTCGCGATATGTGCCGTACGGCGCGAGGGGCCCCCGCCCCGGGCCGCCTGGCCGGGGATCGCGGTCTCCGGGCTGCTCTGGTTCGGGCTGTACATGGTCGTCCTGAACTGGGGCGAGCAGAAGGTCGACGCGGGCACCGCGGCCCTGGTGGTCAATGTCGGCCCACTGGTCATGGCGCTGCTGGCGGGGTGGCTGCTCAAGGAGGGGCTGCCGCCGCGGCTGCTCGCCGGGATGGGCGTGTCCTTCGCGGGCGCGGCGGTGGTCGGTCTGTCGATGTCCGGTGAGGGCTCGGCGTCGGTGCTCGGCGTGGCCCTGTGCCTGCTCGCCGCGGTCTCGTACGCGGCCGGGGTGGTGGCCCAGAAGCCCGCCCTGCGGCACGCGTCCGCGCTCCAGGTGACGACCTGGGGCTGTGTGATCGGGGCGGTGGCGTGTCTGCCGTTCGCCGGGGTGCTGGTGCGCGAGGTGGCCGCGGCGCCCGCGGCGGCGACGCTCAACATGGTGTACCTGGGCGTGTTCCCGACCGCGCTGGCGTTCACGACCTGGGCGTACGCGCTGGCCCGTACGACCGCGGGCAGGATGGGCGCGACCACGTACGCCGTGCCCGCCCTGGTGGTGCTGATGTCCTGGCTTTTCCTGCAGGAGGTGCCGGGCCTGCTGACCCTGCTGGGCGGTGTGGTGTGTCTGGCGGGTGTGGCGGTGTCGCGCTCGCGGGCGCGTACGCCGGCCCGGGCGGACCGGACCGGCGTCACGGAAGCGGCCGCGACCGCGGCCGCCGATGTCAGTCCCGCGCAGCCGCCCGCTTCGCGAGAATCCTGA
- a CDS encoding MFS transporter, with the protein MDTAPPSPLAGSAQVAAPTDRHRRRVATAAALASAVEWYDYFVFGIAAALVLGDLYFPSGSASAGVLAAFATFAVGFLARPIGGIIAGQLGDKRGRKPMLVLALTLMGVATTGIGLLPTYETIGIAAPLLLVLLRVMQGVAVGAQWGGAMLMATEYAPEGKRGLYGSLVQLGVPIGVVTANSVFLIAGAFTDDAAFASWGWRVPFVVGFLVLGLAWFIHTRVEETPEFREAEQALAEQEKSEPRSPLRTILRRHLGTVFLAGGSFAVNTATFYIIITGVLDYSTRELGMERDAVLTVSLCVSLTQLALIPASAALSDRIGRLRIYAFGAVGLLVWAVPLFLLIDTKSLLWLAVGTFVTSCFLSIMYGPQAALFAELFTAEMRYTGASLGYQIAAVFGGGLAPFVMVLLLEATGTSMAVSGYIIGLAVIALASIRILAKRAAARD; encoded by the coding sequence ATGGACACGGCACCCCCTTCCCCGCTCGCCGGTTCGGCACAGGTGGCCGCCCCCACCGACCGGCACCGCCGCCGCGTGGCCACCGCGGCCGCTCTCGCCTCCGCCGTCGAGTGGTACGACTACTTCGTCTTCGGTATCGCGGCCGCCCTCGTGCTCGGCGACCTGTACTTCCCCTCGGGCAGTGCGTCGGCCGGCGTCCTCGCGGCCTTCGCCACCTTCGCGGTCGGCTTCCTCGCCCGCCCGATCGGCGGCATCATCGCCGGCCAGCTCGGAGACAAGCGCGGCCGCAAGCCGATGCTCGTCCTCGCGCTCACGCTGATGGGCGTCGCCACCACGGGAATCGGCCTCCTGCCGACGTACGAGACGATCGGCATCGCCGCACCGCTGCTGCTGGTGCTGCTCCGCGTCATGCAGGGCGTCGCCGTCGGCGCCCAGTGGGGCGGCGCGATGCTGATGGCCACCGAGTACGCCCCCGAGGGCAAGCGCGGGCTGTACGGAAGCCTCGTCCAGCTCGGGGTGCCCATCGGAGTGGTCACCGCCAACAGCGTCTTCCTGATCGCGGGCGCCTTCACCGACGACGCCGCCTTCGCCTCCTGGGGCTGGCGGGTGCCGTTCGTCGTGGGCTTCCTCGTCCTCGGACTCGCCTGGTTCATCCACACCCGCGTCGAGGAGACCCCCGAGTTCCGCGAGGCCGAACAGGCCCTGGCCGAGCAGGAGAAGAGCGAGCCCCGCTCGCCGCTCCGGACGATCCTGCGCCGGCACCTGGGCACCGTGTTCCTCGCCGGCGGCTCCTTCGCCGTCAACACCGCGACGTTCTACATCATCATCACCGGCGTCCTGGACTACTCGACCCGCGAACTCGGCATGGAGCGCGACGCGGTGCTCACCGTCTCGCTCTGCGTCAGCCTCACCCAGCTCGCGCTCATACCGGCGTCCGCCGCCCTCTCCGACCGCATCGGACGGCTGCGGATCTACGCCTTCGGGGCGGTCGGGCTGCTGGTGTGGGCGGTGCCGCTGTTCCTGCTCATCGACACCAAGTCGCTGCTGTGGCTGGCCGTCGGCACCTTCGTCACCAGCTGCTTCCTCAGCATCATGTACGGACCGCAGGCCGCGCTCTTCGCCGAGCTGTTCACCGCCGAGATGAGGTACACCGGCGCCTCGCTCGGCTACCAGATCGCCGCGGTCTTCGGCGGCGGCCTGGCGCCCTTCGTCATGGTGCTGCTGCTGGAGGCGACCGGCACCTCGATGGCCGTTTCCGGCTACATCATCGGCCTCGCCGTCATCGCGCTCGCGTCGATCAGGATTCTCGCGAAGCGGGCGGCTGCGCGGGACTGA